From one Eucalyptus grandis isolate ANBG69807.140 chromosome 9, ASM1654582v1, whole genome shotgun sequence genomic stretch:
- the LOC104420235 gene encoding B3 domain-containing transcription factor VRN1-like, whose amino-acid sequence MTSRRPKGFEQPKSPHFFKIILSPDTLLSGKLEIPKRFLQRHGSDLAGSVFLKVPRGTILWPVEMEWSDGMARLGLGWQKFTDYYSIGFGQLLVFRYEPSSIFHVVIFDTSASEIEYPTDPVIMDKSEPECEFILLKKEETDNISAKISEDCRPSPKFRKKSKSALASKVNSGMIRNSASRASPATPVARTCNVPCPAALEMARDFKSKHPMFILVVYPSYIKGSTPSVSSKFMRTHIKRSVQVVTLKHNKDSWPVKLIKPPGDHGKLSQGWFAFARATSLCEGDVCVFELTKLSPTVLEVSIFKNSDYT is encoded by the exons ATGACTTCGCGTCGTCCGAAGGGTTTTGAACAGCCCAAGTCTCCTCATTTTTTCAAGATCATACTCTCCCCCGATACCCTTCTGAGCGGAAAGCTT GAGATACCAAAGAGGTTTCTGCAGAGACATGGTAGTGACCTCGCTGGCTCAGTGTTTCTCAAGGTTCCAAGAGGTACAATACTTTGGCCAGTGGAGATGGAGTGGAGTGATGGCATGGCTCGGCTTGGCCTAGGCTGGCAGAAGTTCACAGACTATTACTCCATTGGTTTTGGCCAATTACTAGTTTTCAGATACGAACCAAGCTCCATCTTTCATGTTGTGATCTTTGACACGAGCGCTTCAGAGATTGAATATCCTACGGATCCTGTGATCATGGACAAATCAGAACCGGAATGTGAATTTATTCTGCTCAAGAAGGAAGAAACTGATAATATCTCAGCCAAAATCTCAGAGGATTGTCGGCCTAGcccaaaatttaggaaaaaatcaAAGTCAGCATTGGCTTCTAAGGTGAACTCTG GCATGATCAGAAATTCTGCAAGCAGAGCAAGCCCTGCTACACCGGTTGCTCGTACATGTAATGTGCCATGTCCTGCTGCTCTTGAAATGGCACGAGATTTCAAATCGAAGCATCCCATGTTCATACTCGTGGTGTACCCTAGTTATATTAAAGGTTCCACTCCG AGTGTATCATCCAAATTTATGCGGACACATATCAAGAGAAGCGTGCAGGTCGTGACACTTAAGCACAACAAGGATTCATGGCCGGTGAAGTTAATCAAGCCTCCGGGGGACCATGGAAAGTTATCTCAAGGTTGGTTTGCGTTTGCAAGAGCAACTTCTCTGTGTGAAGGGGACGTTTGTGTGTTCGAACTAACTAAGCTGAGTCCCACTGTGCTTGAAGTGTCAATCTTCAAGAATTCTGATTACACTTAG
- the LOC120288152 gene encoding B3 domain-containing transcription factor VRN1-like produces the protein MEWSDGMARLGQGWQKFTDYYSIGFGQLLVFRYEPSSIFHVVIIDTSASEIEYPTDPVIMDKSEPKCEFILLKKEETDNISAKISEDCRPSPKFRKKSKSALALASRKVNSGMIRNSASRASPATPVARTSNVPCPTALEMARDFKSKHPMFILVVYPSYLKDSHPSVSSKFMRTHIKGSMQVVTLKHKKDSWPVKLIKYRGDLGKLSQGWFAFARATSLCEGDVCVLELTKPSPTVLEVSIFRSSDYT, from the exons ATGGAGTGGAGTGATGGCATGGCTCGCCTTGGCCAAGGCTGGCAGAAGTTCACAGACTATTACTCCATTGGTTTTGGCCAATTACTAGTTTTCAGATATGAACCAAGCTCCATCTTTCATGTTGTGATCATTGACACAAGCGCTTCAGAGATTGAATATCCTACGGATCCTGTGATCATGGACAAATCAGAACCGAAATGTGAATTTATTCTGCTCAAGAAGGAAGAAACTGATAATATCTCAGCCAAAATCTCGGAGGATTGTCGGCCTAGcccaaaatttaggaaaaaatcaAAGTCAGCATTGGCTTTGGCTTCTCGTAAGGTGAACTCCG GCATGATCAGAAATTCTGCAAGCAGAGCAAGCCCTGCTACACCGGTTGCTCGTACAAGTAATGTGCCATGTCCTACTGCTCTTGAAATGGCACGAGATTTCAAATCAAAGCATCCCATGTTCATACTCGTGGTGTACCCTAGTTATCTTAAAGATTCCCATCCG AGTGTATCATCCAAATTTATGCGGACTCATATCAAGGGAAGTATGCAGGTCGTGACACTTAAGCACAAGAAGGATTCGTGGCCAGTGAAGTTAATCAAGTATCGAGGGGACCTTGGAAAGTTATCTCAAGGTTGGTTTGCGTTTGCAAGAGCAACTTCTCTGTGTGAAGGGGACGTTTGCGTGTTGGAACTAACTAAGCCAAGTCCCACCGTGCTTGAAGTGTCAATCTTCAGGAGTTCTGATTACACTTAG